One genomic segment of Bradyrhizobium prioriisuperbiae includes these proteins:
- a CDS encoding response regulator transcription factor, translated as MRLLIVEDNVELSQLLAKGLLAAGYAADIVDTAAEARAALTAVHYAALVLDLGLPDGDGLAILREIRHRRDPLPVLVLTARSGIEDRVGGLRSGADDYLVKPFALEELVARLEAILRRPGQLLGASLRLANLVYDTESRQVFIDDAPHVFSARETSVLEILLRRQGRVVPKKNVEDHIFGLSGDVGSNAVEVYVFRLRKQLADNGAKVQIHTVRGVGYLMVEEKA; from the coding sequence ATGAGACTGCTGATCGTCGAGGACAATGTCGAACTCTCGCAGCTGCTGGCCAAAGGGCTGCTGGCGGCGGGCTATGCGGCCGACATCGTCGACACCGCGGCGGAAGCACGCGCGGCGCTCACGGCTGTTCATTACGCGGCGCTGGTGCTCGATCTCGGCCTGCCCGACGGTGACGGACTGGCGATCCTTCGCGAAATCCGTCATCGCAGGGATCCGCTGCCGGTGCTGGTGCTGACCGCACGCAGCGGCATCGAGGATCGGGTCGGAGGCTTGCGCAGCGGGGCCGATGACTACCTGGTGAAGCCGTTCGCCCTGGAAGAACTGGTGGCGCGGCTGGAGGCGATCCTGCGCCGCCCGGGACAACTGCTCGGCGCCTCGTTGCGGCTCGCCAACCTGGTGTACGATACCGAAAGCCGCCAGGTGTTCATCGACGATGCCCCGCATGTGTTCTCGGCGCGCGAGACCTCGGTGCTGGAAATCCTGCTGCGCCGGCAGGGCCGCGTGGTGCCGAAGAAGAATGTCGAGGACCATATCTTCGGGCTATCAGGCGACGTCGGCTCCAATGCGGTCGAGGTCTATGTATTCCGGCTACGCAAGCAGCTCGCGGACAACGGCGCAAAAGTCCAGATTCATACCGTGCGCGGCGTCGGTTACCTGATGGTGGAGGAGAAAGCGTGA